In Prunus dulcis chromosome 2, ALMONDv2, whole genome shotgun sequence, a single genomic region encodes these proteins:
- the LOC117617498 gene encoding cation/H(+) antiporter 15-like: MGSVTGTRSYAGESYTVFADSKDELRACYNKTISPTGLWRVENPLMQALPVTVIKLVMAMVSTRLAMLLLKPFYQPRIVADILGGFLMSRNMRGDLYPQLFPISNTVVAETLANLALVYHMFLVGLELDFKPILRARRKAVSIALTGMVFSFLTGWVLYRYILLKDFAKQTKNMGTKDGSFFWGITLATTNFLDLAKILADLKLLYSDVGGLALSASVISDLCSWILLLLGMAIVKSRPLLTVGSTLAFVGLCVFVVRPALVWIINRRRGAQENGNDNELACYVMAGVVLCGLITDACGSHSIVGPFVLGIIMPKGEFSSMLIENMGNFVREILMPFFYLINSRRLSFSDILNTKDPEEAKTGTNIYRVVLINLVAYAAKIVSTFVACVLNRMSPRDSLTVGVLMNTKGLLALIILNSARDLKILNKQSFTLMTVVIWIMTFFVGPFLALFYKSSARSLVQYKQRNVRSVGPNTELRILACTHTSRKMSGIIDLIDSSNPTEKSPIHVIVTQLVELTGHASAMLVVHNTCKPSSTNTTTNDAHSTDYDSSNGFQLYAQQREGIVTVQTITAVSPYATMHEDICNLAEENRVSLIIIPFHKQSAISDGGAATQDSNYLHLKCLNNNLIAHARCSVAVFVDHGLGTSNSGHHFAILFIGGEDDREALAYAGRMVGHPRVMITVIRFNFNSNKGAPKVYSNDNDDVDDGDSDSDGDGDGDDEILVAMTSTGKQKKLDDLFIDAFRLRSMSDDSLEFLEKSVTSWEQTLTLISAMEGDYDMFIVGRSHGSNSNDTSTMLLECSDANEMGVLGEALVSSTFSGSTSILVVQQGEDLDIV; this comes from the exons atggGTAGTGTAACTGGTACAAGGTCATACGCAGGGGAATCTTATACAGTATTTGCCGACTCAAAAGATGAACTAAGGGCATGTTATAACAAGACAATATCCCCAACTGGGCTATGGCGTGTGGAGAATCCGTTGATGCAAGCTCTCCCAGTCACCGTTATAAAACTCGTCATGGCCATGGTCAGCACTCGTCTTGCTATGCTCCTACTCAAACCCTTCTACCAACCGCGTATTGTTGCCGACATTCTT GGTGGCTTTTTAATGAGTCGGAATATGAGGGGTGATTTGTACCCACAACTATTTCCCATAAGTAACACGGTGGTTGCCGAGACCTTAGCAAACTTGGCACTCGTTTACCACATGTTCCTGGTGGGTTTAGAGCTTGACTTCAAACCAATACTACGTGCTCGTAGGAAGGCTGTCAGCATTGCCCTTACTGGCATGGTCTTTTCCTTCCTTACTGGTTGGGTCTTGTATCGTTATATACTCCTCAAAGACTTCgctaaacaaacaaaaaacatggGCACTAAGGACGGCTCATTCTTTTGGGGAATTACTCTTGCCACAACCAACTTCCTGGACCTTGCCAAAATCCTTGCTGATCTCAAACTTCTCTATTCTGATGTTGGAGGACTCGCCTTGTCTGCCTCCGTTATCTCCGATTTGTGTTCATGGATTCTTCTTTTGCTTGGAATGGCAATAGTGAAAAGTAGACCATTGCTTACTGTGGGGTCCACCTTGGCTTTTGTAGGACTCTGTGTTTTTGTAGTCCGACCAGCTCTCGTGTGGATCATTAATCGCCGGAGGGGAGCACAGGAGAATGGCAACGATAATGAGCTTGCATGTTATGTTATGGCCGGAGTGGTGCTTTGCGGGTTAATCACCGATGCGTGCGGGTCCCACTCCATCGTAGGGCCTTTTGTATTGGGAATCATTATGCCTAAGGGAGAGTTCTCAAGCATGCTTATAGAGAATATGGGAAATTTCGTGCGTGAGATTCTGATGCCCTTCTTCTACTTGATCAATTCCAGAAGACTTAGTTTCTCTGATATTCTGAATACGAAAGATCCAGAGGAGGCAAAAACAGGGACTAACATATATCGTGTAGTGTTAATAAACCTGGTTGCCTACGCAGCAAAAATCGTGAGCACTTTCGTTGCCTGCGTATTGAACAGAATGTCACCTCGAGATAGTCTGACTGTTGGAGTACTCATGAACACCAAAGGCTTATTGGCACTCATCATACTTAACTCTGCTCGAGACTTAAAG ATCTTGAACAAACAATCATTCACACTAATGACGGTGGTGATTTGGATTATGACATTTTTCGTGGGGCCGTTTCTTGCCCTTTTTTACAAGTCAAGTGCTAGGTCTTTGGTGCAATACAAACAGAGGAACGTACGAAGCGTTGGACCTAATACCGAGCTTCGAATCCTTGCATGCACCCACACCTCACGAAAAATGTCCGGCATTATCGACCTCATTGATAGTTCTAACCCAACCGAAAAATCCCCTATTCATGTCATTGTCACACAACTCGTGGAGCTAACTGGCCATGCTTCAGCCATGTTGGTTGTGCACAACACTTGCAAACCGAGTAGCACAAACACAACAACCAATGATGCACACTCAACGGACTACGACTCCTCAAATGGCTTTCAACTCTATGCCCAACAAAGAGAAGGAATCGTCACGGTGCAAACAATCACCGCCGTGTCCCCTTATGCCACGATGCATGAGGACATATGCAACCTGGCTGAGGAGAATCGTGTTTCCCTAATAATCATCCCCTTCCACAAACAATCTGCCATATCGGATGGAGGAGCAGCGACACAAGATTCAAACTACTTGCATTTAAAATGCCTCAACAACAACTTGATTGCACATGCGCGCTGCTCTGTGGCTGTTTTTGTGGATCATGGTCTCGGTACGTCCAACTCCGGCCACCACTTTGCCATTCTCTTCATCGGAGGGGAAGATGACCGTGAGGCTTTAGCATATGCAGGGAGGATGGTCGGGCATCCTAGGGTTATGATAACAGTTATACGATTTAACTTTAACTCAAATAAAGGGGCACCGAAAGTTTACTCTAATGACAATGATGATGTGGATGATGGTGATAGCGAcagtgatggtgatggtgatggtgatgatgaaaTTTTGGTGGCAATGACAAGTACTGGGAAGCAAAAAAAACTTGATGACTTGTTCATAGATGCGTTTAGGTTGAGGTCAATGAGCGATGACTCCCTAGAATTTTTAGAGAAGTCAGTAACAAGTTGGGAACAAACTCTCACACTAATAAGTGCAATGGAAGGTGACTATGATATGTTCATAGTTGGAAGAAGCCATGGGAGCAACTCA